The region AGTTTTTTCTTAAAtcctgttttttttaataattgtttttatttaacttgCTAATACATAACGTGGCGGAAGTAAAATTGATTGAGAACGGCATTTCACTTTGACTTTGAAGGTGAGTAAAGGGtgattgtattttcattttttgggtgaactatctctttaaagggcacctattatggcatttaaaatgttcctaatattgttttgggagtctacaacaacagttttacatgcatgcaatgacaaaaaacacttctgttgtcttataatatgcatttatgtttacctgatttgctcaccgactcccaaatgattcattcaacgactaatttttccaaacccctcctttgcgtgacgctaatctgcggtgattggtcagatgacccagtcagttgtgattggtatactctgtgcagagattgtcagaaacggaacgcccatcaccgctttgtagtaaaaaaatctaaatcagagaaggaatttgagttgatttatgttagcgatcatagcccaaagttcggtggtaaacacccaatcagttattgtttgcgttagcccaacgcataaacatattgataaagcactgcattactacaagttattgctctattctttatgacaactccaataacatcgacaaacatttcacatatttcaaaaaaattgacattggagacctagaagctgcgctgagcgtaacttacacaacacacaaatacttatcaagcatgctaaaaaacacataaaagcaacaattattaataatacttacaggttgtgattcggaggaggaagctgatccaaataaacttggtactgaaccttccttcagtatcaaccgctcgctgaatccacacttgaaagcattcatgttcgtaaagcaatcgtcattaaaatgacgcgaacacagcacaaggttcgggctatacttgtgtggtatagttgtaaatataaactctagccactgattcttcacatgctcgtccctgggcagtgaaaaaaaggtcgcttttgatacgcacttcagaacacagcgtcttgttgacGACATGattttttcaagttttccctggtgcgTGCGcagccaatttgataatttttcgtcttgacgtcacaacgaaaaggaaaatgactcactGGAAatacgattcattaaattgactcagagtcgactcctacttttgagagacaatcaCTTTTTTTATGGTCAACTTTCAtaaataaaactttgcaggatgtttttgttcacttaaatctatgttacacactacatgaaaggtaattttcacaattccataataggtgccctttaagagaAAATGAGGTCTGCAGAAAGGTCTAACTGCTGAAGAGAAGATACACTAACAGTAGGAAAGACAGAAAACCATTAGATCTTGctaaaattacaaatttttaaGAAGTAGCCAACAGAAACAGCTCCCCCCTTACCTAATCTGTGTACCTTCCTCTACTTTAATTGATTTCTTCCAGGTTCTCTTTGATCATGAAGTCCTTCATTTTTTAGTACCTCACAAACATAAGGTGAGGAGACAAGGTTTTTTCCTTTCACTATTTAGATCAGTATATAAACCAAAATTTGTATCAGAGGCTACATCAAATTGGGTAAGACTGGAATGCAAATAgtcctttgtttttgttgttagttTGTTTTTAATAGGAAGATATCTTCAGCATGATCTGTTTAAAAGCAGCTCTAGTTCCAATGGGTCTCAATGTTTCAAATATTTAAGGTTTGCTCTGTGTTTGAACCTCAAATGATGCCTACACAGTAAAAGAGGCTAGCAAAATTGTTTTTAAAGGGAATGGAGACAGCAAGCTTTAGTATATCAACAAATTAAACTCTATTTAGAGGGGTAGGGTAGTCCCCTCTAAAAACTATGAAATATATAATCGGTTGATCCTGTCCTCTACTTGTATTATATATTGTAGACCCTTAATAACATTAGCATCACTAAATGGAAGGAATAGGCTAGGAAGTGTATGAGGAAAAAATACTCAAGAACATGTTTTCAAATTTACTGTGACAGCTAAACAAACAATCACAGTGTGAGCAGCTGGCTTGTGTTCAGATTGTAGTTAAAATGATATGTCTGGTTTTCAACGCTCTAATCAGCTGACCATTAGAGAATGTTACACTTAATTTAAGTCGTTAAGCCATTTGATCAGATTGCCACCACTTTATTTCTTACTGATTAGTTGAAAGCCTACAGAAAACAGCTATCAATAGTGTCAGCAGGCACTAAAATGGTGCTGACAATTCACAGCAGTCTACATGCACTGACCATAATGAAGACACCTCAGTCATGTCTGATGCCTCAGCATTTGAATAGCACTCAGTGGTCGCATAAGCAATTTCTGTAAACAGCAGCTtaagtaatgtaaatatgactggTATGCGTTACAAGAAATTCCACACAAGGTTCGAGCAATGCATAAAAGCATCCTTTTACCAAACAAATCCACTGCCAGTCACTGTACACCTCTAAAATTCTTGTCCAGTGACGCATGTTCTCGGCAAAATCTCAGTTAAGTAACTTCCCCTTCAACTTCAGCCTGAGACTGATCCACTTAAGATTCATCAGAGCCACGGCTGAAATACTGCTGGATAAGAAAATTCCAGTAGGTCAATATTAAGTGACAAGTTACTAATTAATGCTATCAATTTATCTAAAAGCAATAAGAGAGAAATGTGGCATAAATCACAAATGGGGATAAGTGAAACACTAATACAAACACTTTTTCACACACTAATTTGAAGGAATTCCAAAATTACCACCACAATTACTGAACTATGTCCGATGTAATTAGCTTATTAACTATTTGAAACCATTGTGCATGTGTCCTAAGGACAATATAAAGTGTAAGCTACAAACTTGGCTCCTAAAGTAAGTTTACTTCCCTCTCTTTTAAGGAGTTCACATAGAGGCAATCAGTAATACAGGAGGAAGTCCATGCAATTCTTATGCAAATATGATATGGTCTTTCACATGAAATTGTGCAAGCAATACTTTGAGGAAAACCATATCAATCTTCTAATAAGATGTTTCTAGTGCTACATTAAAGCTTTGCTAAGAAAAGGCACAATAGTGTATTCCCTTCACCAAATCTATGACTGTTTCGCCTTCATAAAATGCCCTAAGTGCACTAAGTTCTGAATCTGAATACTGAATCTTGATACAATGTGAAACAACAGTGACAGCAGTTATTCTTTATGTTAACAAAGCAGGTGCTGGTAATAAGACTAAGTGAGAACAAACAACTACTGAACAGTGTTAAACTGACGCCTTTAAAACAGCATTACAAGCgtgaataacaaaatatatattcgaGGGTTTCCAAGAACAGTTCAAAAACAATTGAATTTAACCAATAAATAAGTTTGCCGTGATTGACTCAAAACACACAATGAACAGTCGCTTTAAAGAGCTTCACGAAATACACTATGATACGTAAActacacaacaaaaacaaaacaaccaacAGAGTTTTAGAGACTCACCTCGACGGGCCAGATCAAGAACTCCTGCTAGCAAAAGTGCAATTACGCATTTATAACAGCATGATGTTTCTCTGAAACGCTCAGTTTATATTATCTTTAAGTTGTAGATGTTCCTCGAGGCTACTTCCTTATGCTGCGCGAGACTCGTTCCATTGATGTGTCTGAGCATGCGACATCTCCAGGCAAAAACAAACTCCAGGAGAACAAATGTTGATGTGCGTTGAGTTTCACATCACGTGTTCCAGCTGGGAATGTCTTTGGAAGGGATAAGCCTTTGTTAGACCTACCAACCACTGATGTCACCCAAAGAGAGAAACACTAAAGAACCGGAAAAGTCTTTATAAATGGAAGACAAAggcaacaaaaaataataataattaaaaaaaaaaactctctctctctatataaatctaaaatatatcaatgcaactaaaaatgtataaaaaaaaaaaaaaaaatatctcagtaTCCACTTTAGATTTGTCCTGAATTcgtctattttgtattttattattattgaggtATGCACTATTTTacatggaataaataaataataacacaaattaaataaacaaatgaccATAGAACAATTCGGTGTGTAGCTGAATTGTTTTGTGAAACCCGCTGAAAacctcattttaaaatgtttagctttaaaaacactttttaacatttaatacATGGGTGTTTTGCCAAATATTACATTCCTCTGGTCTGCAGCACTTTTATCTATCACAGATGGATCTACAAAGtgcccagatagtgtaacatttcaaataatttttacaattaGAAAAcgatacaaaataatatattctgTTACATTTTGCTGTTTTATGATGCAACAAATGATAGAACATGATTGGCTACACCCAGATGTCAAGAGCCATATCATAGATGGTTAGTGAGTTTTGTGTGGTTTGTTTTGTCACATGCAATTGCAAAGTTACCGCTGAGTGTTTAAAGAGAATTTAACCATTTTATTAAGCAAGGTCATTAATTTACAtttgctaacatgtttttttcttcttctttagttGTACAACAATTTGACATGTCCTGTTGTAGCACTTACTAAATAATTTATGCTTGACTCTTGAATCTGACACCATTCATTGTCAAGCACAATGGCACTAAACTATGCACAAAATATACAATTCATACCAATATTCAAGTGAATGCAAAACCATTTTTATATTGgaatttaaatttgaaataaacTGACATCAGATATTAAAcagaaatatattgaattatattataaattcCAAGGTGcataacatgcatttttttttatccctttatgcacatttaaaattgtTTCCCCAGTAATAACAGtatatttaacaatatatttgcagaaagcaaagaaaatatttgattatCTAGTAATatgagcaaaaacaaaaacattgaccCATGACAGAAGCAcactcttgtcttttttttattaaagttcaccTTGCCATAAAAAATGGGTGGTACTGTATTGCTATTTAGTATTACTATATTACGACCTTAACCTCTCCAGATTCCAGGTTAAGCTGGTCACAATCCCCCACAGTACTATTAAACTTGGGGCAAATGAATTCAACAGGAGGTACGCCGTGCAGTCTTCGTCCGCTTCCTCTTTGTCTGAAAGGGGCAAACCGTAACCATTTCTTCACTACATCAGCAAACTGGTGGTGTGTGGCCTCCTTTCCAACAGGTGTCCTCTTTAAAGCACCTGTGGAGAACAGCACTAAAAGATAAAGTCACGTAAAGATTGTAAGATATTTTGTGCAATATTTAAAGTGTAGAGAGTGAAAAAACAGTGTGACACctttaaacatgtttgtttgatcATCGAGAAGTTAATAAATACAAATCCGGTCTTGGCTCTTTATAACTTTGTCTCTTAAAAAATTACAGAAGAAGTGCCTGCATTAAAAGATAATTTAAAAGACTGCTTACGAAATAAAACACCCTGCAGTCTGGTGTTTCTGAAGCTTCTTTTCTGTCCCCTACCGACCCAGTTGAGCTCTGAGCCCAAACTGAATGAGAGAACAGTGTGCATAAGTCGACGGATTGCATCATCTATCGTGGCTCCGCCCATGCGTGAGAGGTGTGATGCCTACGgaaaatcaaaatatataaacattcaaaacaaaGAAATAGAGGTAGAGATATGGACCATGGTCTCAAAATTGCATTATTTCAATGGCTTCTTCCAAAATggaacaaaaggaaacaaagaaaattacattccggtaatattttttgtgatataataattattttaggcTCATATGCAGAATAGTACTACTCTATAAAATGTAAACTGCATGTCTTGATTCATGTTTACAAAGTAACATAACCTGTTACTACATGTGTTACATTAATTACAACAATTACACTACACTTAAAGTACTGGgataaatatttacaataatatttttttcagaaatttTACCATTCTCCTCTGTGCTTCAGCATCCTCTAGATTTTGTTCCATTTCATCGAGCTGTTCCATTGTGTGTAGTGGCAGATCTATGTCAAgcacctcttcctcttcttcacaCACCTGTCCATAAACCCTGGCCTGCAGATCTTTCAGTACTGCCCACTGCCTTTGTTGTTCCTCCTTGATCTCAATAAGGAGGGATATGATTTTTCTATGGGCTTCTGCctctgcataaaaataaaaagaatctaATAAAAAAGGTTTAGTGAAGACTCAAAAAAACATTCCGCAGTGATATAAACTGCATCAGTTCCTCTAATGTGCAGGGGTAAATGCACCTACttgacaggaaaataaattcAGTTATTATAAAGCTCTTTAGGGAAAACTGGAATTCAGAAACACATAATTTGTGTCATTAGGGAATTAAGCTTTGAATAAAAGACACTTGGAAATACAACTTTTTAtctgaaaaggaaagaaaaggaaaacaatttAACTAATTAGTCTCACTAGTACTGGTAGTTCTGTCAGGAAAACACATTTATTCAATTTGCGCATCATAATCCAGTCTCTGCTTTAAAAGCTCAGCATAACTTTCTTTCATCACTCATTATGCCTCCGTTATTTTCACCCCCCCACCTGTAAACCTCATTCTACTGGCATCAAGAGGCACACTTGCGCCTGACGCTAGAGACTGTAACCTTCAGCCTCTTCGTTAGCTTGCCCTACTGCCATGCCTGCTGATGCAATTTTGGATCCTGCTCAGAgggggtcgagcaggaccagttacagtggtgccgtgacccggatgggagtgaggtttaggagggTGAGTGTAACGGAAGCCAGCTGGTATGAGATAgatgtgtggtatgtgtaaatCACACTCTACTGGCATCAAGAGGCAGGCTtgtgactgacactagaggctgtagcctttagccttctcGTTAGCATGCCTTCTTCCCATGTCGGCTGTTCAAATCCAGCTCGGAGCAgtttgagcaggaccggttacataagTTACAAATTGTAGGATGGGTCTTATGACAAAGTAAATTAATTTATCACTTTAACCTAATTTATCACTCTATATTTGTATTCATTCTTTTTGTAGTCATCAATTGTCACATTGAATTTTTGTCTTGACATTGATTTATTTGTCTCTTTTGGGTGGTTTTGACTATTTTGAGTACCTCCATTAGTAGCTTACTGTGTGTTCTATTCAGGGCCGTTTCTGACCATgtgggggccctaagcaaaatTGTACTAGGCAAccccccaacaacaacaacaacaacaacaacaacaacaacaacaacaacaacagcaatttACATTGTTGTTAGATTTACATCTATTAAGTGTTTTACCCTGCAGaaaatccatccatcatcatcatgtTCCAAAAACAACAAGCTGATATCACAAGACCTGCctggaccagctagaaaccagttATCATGTTCCAAAACGCAGTTACCATGTTAAGATGGATTATCCagcaatatttttgcaaaaaggTATGACAAAAGCAACTGTTGATCTTATAAAGCCGTTGTAGTACTTTTTAAAGTATGTAATACttcataatactgtatataatccaATAATGCATACATAGAGCCGCAATACTAACAATAGGAGTTTTCCCCCCTCTATTTTAACAACAAGACATTTCATTAtgatagaaaaaaaagaaaggggggaggggggtgtcGTACAGCGTGATCCTCTTCACTGCCTACCTGATAAAGATGCATCCTCGCGCATAAACTTTCCCGCTACTCCTGCGGCACAGAAGGACTCTGAATCCGCGCTGAAGTTCACCTCGGCCAACCCCGGTATGATGTCCTCTGCGCCTTTGCTCAAGTCGTCTGATAGAGAGGGCAGCAAATCCTCACAGGCAGCTGAGCGCCTCGGTTGTTGAATTGTCTCTTGTACCATGTCCGCTTTGTGTTTGCTCACGGAACCCTCTGCTCGTCGGTTTATGGCCCAGCTCGCGCGACTGGCATTGTTTGGGTCCATTTGTTTGGGTGCGTTTATTAAATCTACAAAGAACACTTTATGTCAGATTTAATCACTACACGTGCACCACTTAATAAACACTGCGAAATATGCGAAAAATAAGCTGAAAAGGTTATCAAACTGTCCCTAGCTAGCGCAAGATATCACGTTACCG is a window of Xyrauchen texanus isolate HMW12.3.18 chromosome 24, RBS_HiC_50CHRs, whole genome shotgun sequence DNA encoding:
- the LOC127617978 gene encoding uncharacterized protein LOC127617978 isoform X2 is translated as MDPNNASRASWAINRRAEGSVSKHKADMVQETIQQPRRSAACEDLLPSLSDDLSKGAEDIIPGLAEVNFSADSESFCAAGVAGKFMREDASLSEAEAHRKIISLLIEIKEEQQRQWAVLKDLQARVYGQVCEEEEEVLDIDLPLHTMEQLDEMEQNLEDAEAQRRMASHLSRMGGATIDDAIRRLMHTVLSFSLGSELNWVGRGQKRSFRNTRLQGVLFRALKRTPVGKEATHHQFADVVKKWLRFAPFRQRGSGRRLHGVPPVEFICPKFNSTVGDCDQLNLESGEVKVVI
- the LOC127617978 gene encoding uncharacterized protein LOC127617978 isoform X1; its protein translation is MDPNNASRASWAINRRAEGSVSKHKADMVQETIQQPRRSAACEDLLPSLSDDLSKGAEDIIPGLAEVNFSADSESFCAAGVAGKFMREDASLSEAEAHRKIISLLIEIKEEQQRQWAVLKDLQARVYGQVCEEEEEVLDIDLPLHTMEQLDEMEQNLEDAEAQRRMASHLSRMGGATIDDAIRRLMHTVLSFSLGSELNWVGRGQKRSFRNTRLQGVLFLLFSTGALKRTPVGKEATHHQFADVVKKWLRFAPFRQRGSGRRLHGVPPVEFICPKFNSTVGDCDQLNLESGEVKVVI